One genomic segment of Coffea arabica cultivar ET-39 chromosome 6e, Coffea Arabica ET-39 HiFi, whole genome shotgun sequence includes these proteins:
- the LOC113695409 gene encoding bZIP transcription factor TGA10-like isoform X1, which produces MGFARALVETSTEQESKLFVGGASNSINSSPFMASSNKTNNHTTQIVLDQQQHQSPVPSQIHPSHHQHLHQDHHAHHHQHQHQHHQQNINQISFGMMQSSSSAIPGNFISKDTGAYDLGELDQALFLYLDGQEPSAIQEQRQNSGMRPPTLNIFPSQPMHVDPSSAKASTGLVSNSPSSSGSKRSSEPSMELSNPRNDVASAPEPAKAVKREGNRRGPTSSSEQEGPKTPDPKTLRRLAQNREAARKSRLRKKAYVQQLESSRIKLTQLEQEIQRARSQGIYFGGASALLGGDQSMPAPMGNISSVADATVFDMEYSRWLEEHHRLMCELRNAVQEHLPENELRLFVDNCLAHYDEVMNLKSMIAKSDVFHLVSGMWKTPAERCFMWMGGFRPSELIKIIMSQIEPLTEQQLLAICGLQQSTQEAEEALSQGLEALNQSLSDTIASDALSCPSNMANYMGQMALAMNKLSTLEGFVRQADNLRHQTIHRLHQILTTRQAARCFLAIAEYFHRLRALSSLWLARPRQE; this is translated from the exons ATGGGGTTTGCAAGAGCTCTTGTTGAAACTTCAACTGAGCAAGAAAGCAAACTTTTTGTTGGAGGAGCTTCTAACTCCATTAACTCTTCTCCTTTCATGGCTTCTTCCAACAAAACCAACAACCACACTACTCAAATAGTGCTTGACCAACAACAACATCAATCACCAGTGCCATCACAGATTCATCCAAGTCATCATCAGCACCTTCATCAAGACCATCATGCTCATCATCATCAGCATCAGCATCAGCATCATCAGCAGAATATTAATCAGATTTCTTTTGGCATGATGCAATCATCTTCATCAGCCATTCCTGGCAACTTCAT AAGCAAGGATACTGGAGCTTATGATTTGGGCGAATTAGATCAAGCCCTTTTTCTTTACCTGGATGGCCAAGAACCCTCGGCAATTCAAGAGCAAAGAC AGAACTCCGGGATGAGGCCTCCAACTCTAAACATTTTCCCTTCTCAGCCCATGCATGTAGACCCCTCATCAGCAAAG GCAAGTACCGGATTAGTTTCCAATTCTCCATCTAGCAGCGGTTCCAAGAGATCATCTGAGCCGTCCATGGAGTTATCAAACCCCAGAAATGATGTTGCTTCTGCACCTGAACCAGCAAAAGCTGTAAAG CGTGAGGGAAACCGCAGAGGTCCAACTTCAAGTTCAGAGCAAGAAGGACCAAAGACACCAGATCCTAAG ACACTGAGGAGGCTTGCTCAGAATAGGGAGGCAGCCAGGAAAAGCAGACTTAGGAAAAAG GCTTATGTTCAGCAGCTAGAGTCAAGCAGGATCAAACTTACTCAATTAGAACAGGAAATACAAAGAGCTAGATCTCAA gGAATTTACTTTGGTGGAGCTTCTGCCCTTCTAGGTGGTGACCAATCCATGCCTGCTCCTATGGGCAACATAAGTTCAG TTGCAGATGCTACCGTCTTCGACATGGAGTATTCACGATGGCTGGAGGAGCATCACCGCCTAATGTGCGAACTTCGAAATGCAGTGCAGGAGCACTTACCTGAAAACGAGCTCAGGCTTTTCGTCGACAACTGTTTGGCTCACTATGACGAGGTGATGAATCTCAAAAGCATGATCGCCAAATCTGACGTTTTTCATCTTGTTTCCGGCATGTGGAAGACTCCTGCTGAGAGATGCTTCATGTGGATGGGAGGTTTTCGCCCATCGGAGCTCATCAAG ATAATAATGAGCCAAATTGAGCCATTAACAGAACAGCAACTCCTGGCAATATGTGGATTACAGCAGTCAACACAGGAAGCTGAAGAAGCCCTCTCTCAAGGACTTGAAGCTCTTAATCAGTCCCTCTCAGACACCATTGCTTCTGATGCCCTGAGCTGCCCTTCGAACATGGCTAACTACATGGGCCAAATGGCTCTAGCCATGAACAAACTCTCCACCCTTGAAGGTTTTGTTAGACAG GCTGATAATCTGAGGCACCAAACAATTCATCGCCTGCATCAGATCCTGACAACCCGTCAAGCTGCAAGGTGTTTTCTGGCGATAGCCGAGTATTTCCATCGCCTCCGTGCTCTCAGCTCTCTTTGGTTGGCTCGTCCTAGGCAGGAATAA
- the LOC113695409 gene encoding bZIP transcription factor TGA10-like isoform X3, with protein sequence MGFARALVETSTEQESKLFVGGASNSINSSPFMASSNKTNNHTTQIVLDQQQHQSPVPSQIHPSHHQHLHQDHHAHHHQHQHQHHQQNINQISFGMMQSSSSAIPGNFISKDTGAYDLGELDQALFLYLDGQEPSAIQEQRQNSGMRPPTLNIFPSQPMHVDPSSAKASTGLVSNSPSSSGSKRSSEPSMELSNPRNDVASAPEPAKAVKREGNRRGPTSSSEQEGPKTPDPKTLRRLAQNREAARKSRLRKKAYVQQLESSRIKLTQLEQEIQRARSQGIYFGGASALLGGDQSMPAPMGNISSDATVFDMEYSRWLEEHHRLMCELRNAVQEHLPENELRLFVDNCLAHYDEVMNLKSMIAKSDVFHLVSGMWKTPAERCFMWMGGFRPSELIKIIMSQIEPLTEQQLLAICGLQQSTQEAEEALSQGLEALNQSLSDTIASDALSCPSNMANYMGQMALAMNKLSTLEGFVRQADNLRHQTIHRLHQILTTRQAARCFLAIAEYFHRLRALSSLWLARPRQE encoded by the exons ATGGGGTTTGCAAGAGCTCTTGTTGAAACTTCAACTGAGCAAGAAAGCAAACTTTTTGTTGGAGGAGCTTCTAACTCCATTAACTCTTCTCCTTTCATGGCTTCTTCCAACAAAACCAACAACCACACTACTCAAATAGTGCTTGACCAACAACAACATCAATCACCAGTGCCATCACAGATTCATCCAAGTCATCATCAGCACCTTCATCAAGACCATCATGCTCATCATCATCAGCATCAGCATCAGCATCATCAGCAGAATATTAATCAGATTTCTTTTGGCATGATGCAATCATCTTCATCAGCCATTCCTGGCAACTTCAT AAGCAAGGATACTGGAGCTTATGATTTGGGCGAATTAGATCAAGCCCTTTTTCTTTACCTGGATGGCCAAGAACCCTCGGCAATTCAAGAGCAAAGAC AGAACTCCGGGATGAGGCCTCCAACTCTAAACATTTTCCCTTCTCAGCCCATGCATGTAGACCCCTCATCAGCAAAG GCAAGTACCGGATTAGTTTCCAATTCTCCATCTAGCAGCGGTTCCAAGAGATCATCTGAGCCGTCCATGGAGTTATCAAACCCCAGAAATGATGTTGCTTCTGCACCTGAACCAGCAAAAGCTGTAAAG CGTGAGGGAAACCGCAGAGGTCCAACTTCAAGTTCAGAGCAAGAAGGACCAAAGACACCAGATCCTAAG ACACTGAGGAGGCTTGCTCAGAATAGGGAGGCAGCCAGGAAAAGCAGACTTAGGAAAAAG GCTTATGTTCAGCAGCTAGAGTCAAGCAGGATCAAACTTACTCAATTAGAACAGGAAATACAAAGAGCTAGATCTCAA gGAATTTACTTTGGTGGAGCTTCTGCCCTTCTAGGTGGTGACCAATCCATGCCTGCTCCTATGGGCAACATAAGTTCAG ATGCTACCGTCTTCGACATGGAGTATTCACGATGGCTGGAGGAGCATCACCGCCTAATGTGCGAACTTCGAAATGCAGTGCAGGAGCACTTACCTGAAAACGAGCTCAGGCTTTTCGTCGACAACTGTTTGGCTCACTATGACGAGGTGATGAATCTCAAAAGCATGATCGCCAAATCTGACGTTTTTCATCTTGTTTCCGGCATGTGGAAGACTCCTGCTGAGAGATGCTTCATGTGGATGGGAGGTTTTCGCCCATCGGAGCTCATCAAG ATAATAATGAGCCAAATTGAGCCATTAACAGAACAGCAACTCCTGGCAATATGTGGATTACAGCAGTCAACACAGGAAGCTGAAGAAGCCCTCTCTCAAGGACTTGAAGCTCTTAATCAGTCCCTCTCAGACACCATTGCTTCTGATGCCCTGAGCTGCCCTTCGAACATGGCTAACTACATGGGCCAAATGGCTCTAGCCATGAACAAACTCTCCACCCTTGAAGGTTTTGTTAGACAG GCTGATAATCTGAGGCACCAAACAATTCATCGCCTGCATCAGATCCTGACAACCCGTCAAGCTGCAAGGTGTTTTCTGGCGATAGCCGAGTATTTCCATCGCCTCCGTGCTCTCAGCTCTCTTTGGTTGGCTCGTCCTAGGCAGGAATAA
- the LOC113695409 gene encoding bZIP transcription factor TGA10-like isoform X2, whose translation MGFARALVETSTEQESKLFVGGASNSINSSPFMASSNKTNNHTTQIVLDQQQHQSPVPSQIHPSHHQHLHQDHHAHHHQHQHQHHQQNINQISFGMMQSSSSAIPGNFISKDTGAYDLGELDQALFLYLDGQEPSAIQEQRQNSGMRPPTLNIFPSQPMHVDPSSAKASTGLVSNSPSSSGSKRSSEPSMELSNPRNDVASAPEPAKAVKREGNRRGPTSSSEQEGPKTPDPKTLRRLAQNREAARKSRLRKKAYVQQLESSRIKLTQLEQEIQRARSQGIYFGGASALLGGDQSMPAPMGNISSVADATVFDMEYSRWLEEHHRLMCELRNAVQEHLPENELRLFVDNCLAHYDEVMNLKSMIAKSDVFHLVSGMWKTPAERCFMWMGGFRPSELIKIIMSQIEPLTEQQLLAICGLQQSTQEAEEALSQGLEALNQSLSDTIASDALSCPSNMANYMGQMALAMNKLSTLEGFVRQNCSDQLHDPSPCLNCYSKQMGRKREDWLHFQVIFECSTRSTLHWSKQWK comes from the exons ATGGGGTTTGCAAGAGCTCTTGTTGAAACTTCAACTGAGCAAGAAAGCAAACTTTTTGTTGGAGGAGCTTCTAACTCCATTAACTCTTCTCCTTTCATGGCTTCTTCCAACAAAACCAACAACCACACTACTCAAATAGTGCTTGACCAACAACAACATCAATCACCAGTGCCATCACAGATTCATCCAAGTCATCATCAGCACCTTCATCAAGACCATCATGCTCATCATCATCAGCATCAGCATCAGCATCATCAGCAGAATATTAATCAGATTTCTTTTGGCATGATGCAATCATCTTCATCAGCCATTCCTGGCAACTTCAT AAGCAAGGATACTGGAGCTTATGATTTGGGCGAATTAGATCAAGCCCTTTTTCTTTACCTGGATGGCCAAGAACCCTCGGCAATTCAAGAGCAAAGAC AGAACTCCGGGATGAGGCCTCCAACTCTAAACATTTTCCCTTCTCAGCCCATGCATGTAGACCCCTCATCAGCAAAG GCAAGTACCGGATTAGTTTCCAATTCTCCATCTAGCAGCGGTTCCAAGAGATCATCTGAGCCGTCCATGGAGTTATCAAACCCCAGAAATGATGTTGCTTCTGCACCTGAACCAGCAAAAGCTGTAAAG CGTGAGGGAAACCGCAGAGGTCCAACTTCAAGTTCAGAGCAAGAAGGACCAAAGACACCAGATCCTAAG ACACTGAGGAGGCTTGCTCAGAATAGGGAGGCAGCCAGGAAAAGCAGACTTAGGAAAAAG GCTTATGTTCAGCAGCTAGAGTCAAGCAGGATCAAACTTACTCAATTAGAACAGGAAATACAAAGAGCTAGATCTCAA gGAATTTACTTTGGTGGAGCTTCTGCCCTTCTAGGTGGTGACCAATCCATGCCTGCTCCTATGGGCAACATAAGTTCAG TTGCAGATGCTACCGTCTTCGACATGGAGTATTCACGATGGCTGGAGGAGCATCACCGCCTAATGTGCGAACTTCGAAATGCAGTGCAGGAGCACTTACCTGAAAACGAGCTCAGGCTTTTCGTCGACAACTGTTTGGCTCACTATGACGAGGTGATGAATCTCAAAAGCATGATCGCCAAATCTGACGTTTTTCATCTTGTTTCCGGCATGTGGAAGACTCCTGCTGAGAGATGCTTCATGTGGATGGGAGGTTTTCGCCCATCGGAGCTCATCAAG ATAATAATGAGCCAAATTGAGCCATTAACAGAACAGCAACTCCTGGCAATATGTGGATTACAGCAGTCAACACAGGAAGCTGAAGAAGCCCTCTCTCAAGGACTTGAAGCTCTTAATCAGTCCCTCTCAGACACCATTGCTTCTGATGCCCTGAGCTGCCCTTCGAACATGGCTAACTACATGGGCCAAATGGCTCTAGCCATGAACAAACTCTCCACCCTTGAAGGTTTTGTTAGACAG AATTGTTCAGACCAGCTGCATGATCCCAGTCCCTGTCTAAACTGCTACAGTAAGCAAATggggagaaaaagagaggattggTTACACtttcaagtgatttttgaaTGTAGCACCAGATCAACTCTGCACTGGTCAAAACAATGGAAGTAA
- the LOC113695409 gene encoding bZIP transcription factor TGA10-like isoform X4, which translates to MGFARALVETSTEQESKLFVGGASNSINSSPFMASSNKTNNHTTQIVLDQQQHQSPVPSQIHPSHHQHLHQDHHAHHHQHQHQHHQQNINQISFGMMQSSSSAIPGNFISKDTGAYDLGELDQALFLYLDGQEPSAIQEQRQNSGMRPPTLNIFPSQPMHVDPSSAKASTGLVSNSPSSSGSKRSSEPSMELSNPRNDVASAPEPAKAVKREGNRRGPTSSSEQEGPKTPDPKTLRRLAQNREAARKSRLRKKAYVQQLESSRIKLTQLEQEIQRARSQGIYFGGASALLGGDQSMPAPMGNISSVADATVFDMEYSRWLEEHHRLMCELRNAVQEHLPENELRLFVDNCLAHYDEVMNLKSMIAKSDVFHLVSGMWKTPAERCFMWMGGFRPSELIKIIMSQIEPLTEQQLLAICGLQQSTQEAEEALSQGLEALNQSLSDTIASDALSCPSNMANYMGQMALAMNKLSTLEGFVRQ; encoded by the exons ATGGGGTTTGCAAGAGCTCTTGTTGAAACTTCAACTGAGCAAGAAAGCAAACTTTTTGTTGGAGGAGCTTCTAACTCCATTAACTCTTCTCCTTTCATGGCTTCTTCCAACAAAACCAACAACCACACTACTCAAATAGTGCTTGACCAACAACAACATCAATCACCAGTGCCATCACAGATTCATCCAAGTCATCATCAGCACCTTCATCAAGACCATCATGCTCATCATCATCAGCATCAGCATCAGCATCATCAGCAGAATATTAATCAGATTTCTTTTGGCATGATGCAATCATCTTCATCAGCCATTCCTGGCAACTTCAT AAGCAAGGATACTGGAGCTTATGATTTGGGCGAATTAGATCAAGCCCTTTTTCTTTACCTGGATGGCCAAGAACCCTCGGCAATTCAAGAGCAAAGAC AGAACTCCGGGATGAGGCCTCCAACTCTAAACATTTTCCCTTCTCAGCCCATGCATGTAGACCCCTCATCAGCAAAG GCAAGTACCGGATTAGTTTCCAATTCTCCATCTAGCAGCGGTTCCAAGAGATCATCTGAGCCGTCCATGGAGTTATCAAACCCCAGAAATGATGTTGCTTCTGCACCTGAACCAGCAAAAGCTGTAAAG CGTGAGGGAAACCGCAGAGGTCCAACTTCAAGTTCAGAGCAAGAAGGACCAAAGACACCAGATCCTAAG ACACTGAGGAGGCTTGCTCAGAATAGGGAGGCAGCCAGGAAAAGCAGACTTAGGAAAAAG GCTTATGTTCAGCAGCTAGAGTCAAGCAGGATCAAACTTACTCAATTAGAACAGGAAATACAAAGAGCTAGATCTCAA gGAATTTACTTTGGTGGAGCTTCTGCCCTTCTAGGTGGTGACCAATCCATGCCTGCTCCTATGGGCAACATAAGTTCAG TTGCAGATGCTACCGTCTTCGACATGGAGTATTCACGATGGCTGGAGGAGCATCACCGCCTAATGTGCGAACTTCGAAATGCAGTGCAGGAGCACTTACCTGAAAACGAGCTCAGGCTTTTCGTCGACAACTGTTTGGCTCACTATGACGAGGTGATGAATCTCAAAAGCATGATCGCCAAATCTGACGTTTTTCATCTTGTTTCCGGCATGTGGAAGACTCCTGCTGAGAGATGCTTCATGTGGATGGGAGGTTTTCGCCCATCGGAGCTCATCAAG ATAATAATGAGCCAAATTGAGCCATTAACAGAACAGCAACTCCTGGCAATATGTGGATTACAGCAGTCAACACAGGAAGCTGAAGAAGCCCTCTCTCAAGGACTTGAAGCTCTTAATCAGTCCCTCTCAGACACCATTGCTTCTGATGCCCTGAGCTGCCCTTCGAACATGGCTAACTACATGGGCCAAATGGCTCTAGCCATGAACAAACTCTCCACCCTTGAAGGTTTTGTTAGACAG TAA